Within Ictalurus furcatus strain D&B chromosome 3, Billie_1.0, whole genome shotgun sequence, the genomic segment ATGTTAGTAAATTAGGTAAACGTTGCTTAGTAAATTAACCCATAGGGAAAGCTAGTTAAACTTTAACTGGCTCCtgcaactctgaccaggatgaatAAATTGGAAGAATTAAATGTTTCAGTATGATTCAGATGCTCAAACTGACATATAAGGAATAGTAAACATCTAAGGTTTGACTAATGAACCTAACCAACAACTAGCTTTTGGATGAAACCCGTGGAACAGAAACATGTGCAATGAAAtagttttaatcacatttccatgatatcagtgtgaaaatttattaaaatttattaaaatgcatttattaaaacacacacatacacacacacacagagtgtgaaattcaggattttcctttcttttaatCAGATTCAGATCTGAAGTAACTAGTAGTCTTCTCTTCGTATAtgttattactcttactcaagtaattattattacttttactttccaCCAGTATGTCTTTATCCCCACTGAACAGTTGCTCTGTGAGGGTTCAGCTCTACCTGACAAGCTGACCTATATGTTGGAGGTGTGAAAAGGAAGGTGTGAAAACAACTTGGCCAAAACAATAGCAAGAATTATCCACACTCAACCCCAAGTACAGGTGCAAATGGCCCATAACCCTAGGCCCACACAAACCCAAAGTGTGGAGGCCATTCCACTGAACTACCCACAAGATATTTCAATTGAAACTGCACGAAAAGTTTACAAAAGCAAGAGACTGACAGAAAATCAAGAGACTCTATTTGCAGACCTCCATAAGGATGCAGCACCAGCAACCTGATTTTTTGACATGAATAAACGCCATACATGGCACAGGGCCATAATTTCAAACTTTCAATCTACTGAAAGTAAAGGCATCTGTGGGGGTTTCCAGCTAACTCATAAATCCATAATTTATTCACAAAAGAATGTAGTAaacatatcacatgtttaaactgaggaaatgtacaattgTAAGGGAAAAATTAGGTAATTTTCAATTTGATGGgagcaacacgtctcaaaaaagattggtgaacctctgcccatcattacttctgagagactctgcctctctaagatactcttttcaTACCAAAACATTATACCATGTATACAAGTTGTGGGACACTTGATGCGGGAAGGAtaaagtcaaagaaaaaaaataataatacatgcccgcttagggcttctgtagGATTGGGTTcaacaacaaagaaattctttgtgtttttgaagaggATGAATCCTGCAACTTTTTCACCAGTTACTTGTTAATGCGTGGATCTCCCCTTTCCCCCAACTATTATCACCTCTCAGCAGCGCTTCTCTTTGAATAAAATGCTTTTGCCTCCATTGCAATAGACTGCAAATATGTACAAATTACTTGACCTGGATAGAACTTATGTGACTCTTCAAGTTTTATGCTTCTGCTCCTCCCCTTCAATTTCTTGAGCCAAAAGATAAGATTACTTAAAGATGATAATCGCTTATTAATCGCagaaatagtttaaaaaacTTAGTGGTAATTTCACTaactttctttttacttttttcaaGAATTAAAATTCTTGGTCACAATTGTAACTGGTGGGACAGTGAAATATGTAAGTAAGAAATTGTCAGTTGCTCAATAAGACTCAttataaaattgcaaacaatatAGTAACATTTTTCCCCTAGCATGAACAATATTTGTTCAATGTTCTGAAGATGGAAAAAATCATTTGGAATAGGCAGTGATTTCTGTCATTGTAAAATTGTTATGTTACAGGGAGGTGAGGCTGTAGACaggcggagcaccacccccagtGGGATTGAAACTCAGGGGGACGTCCCCAGCGGggcaggacagcaggacagcttcctcggctgggcaggacagcgggaaagcttcctcggctggacagggcagcgggacagcttcctcagcaggacagagcagcaggacagcctcctcagcaggacagggcagcgggacagcttcctcagcaggacagggcagcgggacagcttcctcagcaggacagagcagcaggacagcctcctcagcaggacagggcagcgggacagcttcctcagcaggacagggcagtctgacagcttcctcagcagaacagggcagtctgacagcttcctcagcagaacagggcagcgggacagcttcctcagcaaaacagggcagcaggacagcttcctcagcaaaacagggcagcgggacagcttcctcagcagaacagggcagtctgacagcttcctcagcagaacagggcagcgggacagcttcctcagcagaacagggcagcgggacagcttcctcagcagaacagggcagcgggacagcttcctcagcaggacagggcagcgggacagcttcctcagcaggacagggcagcgggacagcttcctcagcaggacagggcagcggaACAGCTTTCTCAGCAGAACAgagcagcgggacagcttcctcagcagaacacGGTAGTGAAACAGCTTTCTCAGCAGAACAGAGCAGCGGGACAGCTTTCTCAGCAGAACAGAGCAGCaagacagcttcctcagcagaacagggcagTGGAACAGCTTACTCAGCAGAACAGGGTAGCGGGACAGCTTCCCCAGTGGCAGAGACCTCCACGcaggtctctggctggagctctgaggtcgccctgttgacctcaggcggagGCTTCGAGGTCGCCACGTTAACCTCGGGCTGGGACTCTGGGGCTGTGACCTTCTGCTGCCTGCATTGCGCAGTGTAGTCCCCCAGCAGCGGGAAGCCCCAGTAGCTCgggtagctctgctgcctgcATAGCGTAGCGTTGTTCCCCGGTGGCGGGAAGCCCCAGTAATCCGTGTAGCTCGACTGCCCGCGTAGCGCGGCATAGCTCTCCGGCAGCGGGGGTGGGGGAATTTGCGTGGGTGGAGACGTGGCGCGTGGCCCGGCTTGCTGCAGCAGCTTCAGAAGGTGGTGGATTTGAGCAAGTTCCTCGTTTAGCTGTTTGCTCTGTTCCCAGAACGATCGACGCCACGCCTCAAACTCGGTGGCGTTCATCCTGATATGCTGCTTCTGTGTGGTGgctcagtattctgttacgTTACAGGGAGGTGAGGcgggagcaggtgcagatcaaggTCTTTATTGCTCGAACAcaaggtcaataaacatgaGCAGCGATACACGGTCTTAGACATGAAGCGAGATTCAaggcatgaaacataaacaggaCATGAGAACATGACCGCTTAACATCAAGGTGGTTAACACTTACATGTACTTAGacttagttagctagttaaacGTATCTCCATATACAAGAGTGcagtctcgtgcacgcgcgtTCTCTAAAGCCGCTCGTGCATGTCGaagccgcagtgccatctgctggcgggAGCGTAACAAAAATAatgttactattattttttgatttacagttaaataaaagttaaactgGAAAATTAAATGGTAGGCTATAAAAATGCACTTATTTCTGGACATTGCTTGATCTAAATTTTCTACATATTCTACAacatctgcggtaattttgaattattgcaagctcctccgaacattctggagtttgcttgattttgtgctaACATTCTTTGTAGCATTGGGAGGACATACTCCCTAACCCCCTCCACCTCTCCACCCTGAGCTGATTGGCATCCGTAAGGGAACTTCACCCTGTTGAGTTtatacttccttttttttttacactcattTCTCTATGAATCTTTGTTGGGTTTATTTTACCTCCCTTGTGCTCTAGCGTCCTTGATTCTACTGTCAATCGTGTGTACATGAGTTTACTGAGTAAATTTATCTTGAGTACAAATTTATCTTTTGAATGCGTTAGTAGCAGCAATGAGCCTAATTACAAGCATCACAAGCCAGTGTATTATGGATTTCTAAACACTGATTATGTTAACAAAGCAATTACAGCTTCAAAACATTTACTAATGTTTTTTCGATTGCAAGCAATTTACAGTATGAATTGGATTGGTTATGGGAGCTATATGATCTACATCATTATATAAGGAGTTATCTCTTTTTGAGTACTATCACTTCAGTACATAACATCCTGGAGCCTCTATAGTTTATAAGTTGGAAACAGatgcatgtgtttggaaaaTGCCTGACAGATTCCAGTCCTGTCATCTTCACAGTCCATGTCCTAATAGTCTCTCTGGAGTATTTGTGCCTCTGGTAGAAAAAGTAATCATCATCTGCAGCAGGCAAGACATGGCTGctggtgagagtgtgtgtctgagattatctatatgtgtgtgtgtgtgtgtgtgtgtgtgtgtgtgtgtgtgtgtatgcatgtctaCTGAGGGGTAGCAGGTGTGTGGCTTTCCTTGGACAGAAGAAAGTAAAAGGTCTCATAAAAGTTGAAGGGTGTGATGGGAGGCTAGAGGATTGTTACTAAGGTCAAGGTTGATTCAGTATATATGTTCATCTGTGTGCAGGGAGGTGACTGTTTCCAGGTTCCCAGATTCTGTAGGATTTGCACGGTTTTACTGATCTGTTTCTCAGTCCAGACCAATGCCATGGTGTAATGGCAGTAAAAAAAGGTataatacttctgagagccagCAGATATGGTAATGTGACAATTTGATACATGCTGTATGtaatagtatgtatgataatGAGGAAAGCTGACAGTGAAACATTTTGCAAATCTGTTGAAAACTTGTTTTCCTGTTTTGCAGTCGCTTGTGATATGCAGAAATATCTGCAGGCGAAATACTGTAGTAAACAGCACCCGTTGACATTTAGAGAATTTTACTTGCAAGTAAAAAATCATTATGGCAGCCAAGGAAACCTGATGCAAGAGATTTCTGACATGTGAAAGGATTAAACATCTTACACAAATGATGATGCTAATtgcaaaaatatacattttcataATATATCAACAGAAAATTGTTCAATCCCTGAAACAGCTATAAGtgcaaatacaaataatagTGTAATGACAGAAAATCAgggaaacatacacacactctctctctcactcactcacacacacacacacacacacacacacacacacatacacacacacacacacacacacacatacacattcatgtaGGGCACACAGTGTAAcggtgaccttaattgcctaccgcctgtaaactgttagtgtcttaaggaatGTTCcaagtgcatgtgcaataattgtttatggtttattgaacaagcatgaaaaacattgcttAATAACTCTGTTATTAAGAGCTTggtttatttttgatattttcagAAATGGCGGCAGTTGTCACTCCCATTCTCATGCAAAATGCACCATTTGGATTCATTGATCAGGTTTGATCTCTTTGCTTTTTATGCAGAGCTTTACATGCTACATGTCTTGAAAAGGTAAACTTGCTGTGTATTGAGTTTCCTGTTGCAAAGAATCTGTGCAAAGGAGAAATTTTGCTTTAATCATTTCTTCATGGCTCCTAGCAGGTGGTATCTGATGAAAAGGCTATGCCATAAAGAAGGCTGTTTGTCTCTGCGTGTTTTGAGCAGGAGCCATGCTGAGAAGAATCACTACTGTATTTGCTGTTTGGAGCTTTTTACCACAAGACCTTTTCAACAACTGCCCAGTAGGAATAAAATACCCAgcgttttatattaatattattttacagtaGTGCTTACATGTATGATCACCATccctctatgtgtgtgtgtgtgtgtgtgtgtgtgtgtgtgtgtgtgtgtgtgtgtgtgtgtgattgtggttATAGCTGCTGAGTCATTGGCTCGGGCTAGATTCAGCATCCTATCTCGTTCTCCTTCCATGAGGAAAGTCATTTTCACAGCTCATTTAAGCTGACACCATATACAAACAGACAGTGCAGGATGGTTTTTACAgattgaatgaaaatgaaagtcaTTTGTTAAAGAGCTACAACACTTTGGTTGAAATGATCTGCTAAAACAGGCTTAGAACTGTTATTACGTATGCAGTACATTCATTATCATTCGAAAAATCAGCCATTATCCCTACTTCTTCTTCAAATCATCATTTATCAAAAAATTACACCCCCTTCCCCCCACCCAAGTTCCATTAAGATAAATCCagaggcaacagagagagcaGGAGCTGTATGGAGTCTCTGTGGCAGTGACTCCATCAAAGTAAAATTAAGCTACACTTTCTTATGTCTGTGTAAATGGAAAACTAAtgtattatacacatattttaaaatataaacattgttCAGTTATGTCTTCCTCAAACACTGTTTGCCATTATGCCTGGCCTGAAAGCTGCAATAGAGTTTTGGAAAGTGTTTGAATGTGACAGAAAATCCCTGCCCACTGTTTATGTCATAGCCACTATTATGCCACAGGATGATGTGTTGTACCACTGTGATTTGTTTCTTCCATTACAGAAATATTCTTAAAGGATGCTGGCATGGTTTTCCACTGTAGAATTCTAGAATGATAATTCATAACAATTCATACAGTTCAGATCATTTGAAAAGTTAAGCTAGGGATGGAACTATGCTGCATTCAAATGAGCTCAGAAGTCTAAACTCCGAATTAGtctgtggggttgaggtcagggcgctgtgcaggccacttgggatcttccacaccaaccttagcaaaccatgtctttatggacctcactttgtgcacagactggaactggtttgggccccttagttccagttgAAGGAAGTCTTAATGCTAAAGCATacaagacattctagacaatcatGTGCTTCCACCTTTGTTGGCATCAGTGTGGGGAAGACCCACACATacatgtgatggtcaggtgtgcccATACTTTTGGTGATATATTGTCTGCTGAGTTTGACTTACTTGGAAGTCTGAATTCAGATTTATGTAATTTTCTAGTTTAAGTTCAAGGTACAAAGTGGGAAAAACATGGATGCCTCCATGAAAGAGTATGTTTTGTTAGcagcaagctagccagctagtaTTAGTGGTCATAAgtttatgatgtatttattttcttaaaacatgTATGGTTCAGTGTTATACATTTAACCAACCAATGTGTCTATGCTGATTGTAATTAGTAAACACTACTATTCAACTTGGGATTCCTATAGTAAACACTACTATATACTCATTTAAAGCAGTATACTGTATTTACTGGTGACTATGTTGATATGACATCATGTGATGATCTCAGGGTT encodes:
- the LOC128605063 gene encoding uncharacterized protein LOC128605063 is translated as MGECVDKEQQVSVWRGSVRQKSLWGTATVLHPQCHCRGAAVTRGGEAVDRRSTTPSGIETQGDVPSGAGQQDSFLGWAGQRESFLGWTGQRDSFLSRTEQQDSLLSRTGQRDSFLSRTGQRDSFLSRTEQQDSLLSRTGQRDSFLSRTGQSDSFLSRTGQSDSFLSRTGQRDSFLSKTGQQDSFLSKTGQRDSFLSRTGQSDSFLSRTGQRDSFLSRTGQRDSFLSRTGQRDSFLSRTGQRDSFLSRTGQRDSFLSRTGQRNSFLSRTEQRDSFLSRTR